CTTACATGGCCATCAATGCCTCCGGAAGACCTTATGATCGTTTTGCAAGTCACTATAATCCATATAGTCCGATGTACAATGACCGTGAGAGGCTACTAATCTACATAGCAGATTTAGGTCTGATTGCATTTATTTATATGTTGTATCGTATTGCTATGGTACAAGGGCTAGCTTGGGTTGTATGCATGTATGTGGCGCCCCTCCAATGTATGAACATCCTTGTAGTGGTACTCACTTTTTTGAACCACACTCACGCATCAGTCCCACATTATGATTCTTCCGAGTGGGATTGGCTAAGAGGAGCTCTAGCTACGATAGACAGAGACTGGGGTATACTAAATGAGATTTGTCACAACGTTACAAATACTCATGTTTTGCATCATCTCTTCACAGCCATACCACATTACCATGCTGTGGAGGCAACCAAAGCTATCAGGCCATTACTTGGAGAATACTACAATTTTGATAGTACCCCAGTATATAAAGCAATATGGAGGAATATAAATGCGTGCATCTATGTGGAAAAGAATGAAGAATCTCAAGACAGAGGAGTTTATTGGTATAAAAACAAACTCTAAAAGCTGAATGTTTACTTACAATTTGGCTATATGTTAATCCTTAATCTGTAGAGGTTGAATTAAGGTTTACTTATAAGCTTGTAATAGTTGTGTTGTTGCATTTCGAAATATATCATATGTTTCAATAGCCTGATTATAACTGTAACTATAAGTTACGCTGAGTACAATGGTTAATTATCAATCTTACCAACACAGAAATTTCTCACAATCTGAATGTTGTGAAGTTGTTGTATATGTGGTCCCTGCCTTTTTTTCCCcttcaaattcttttttttttaaaatggattttTCTATTGCATAAAAAGGGAGTCCACCCATTATTTACAACTCACAGATATT
This sequence is a window from Solanum dulcamara chromosome 10, daSolDulc1.2, whole genome shotgun sequence. Protein-coding genes within it:
- the LOC129871090 gene encoding delta(12)-fatty-acid desaturase FAD2-like, with protein sequence MGAGGQMSRPMSKTEQKIKVPLSKPPFILSELKKAIPPHCFQRSLVRSFSYVVRDLTLVFVLGYIAAKYFHLLPSPYYYLAWPIYWCAQGSVFTAIWVIAHECGHHGFSNYQWIDDTVGFILYTSIFVPYFSWKFSHRRHHSNTGSLEYDEVYVPRLKSELRWFSKYFNNLPGRIVAFTTTLTIGWPSYMAINASGRPYDRFASHYNPYSPMYNDRERLLIYIADLGLIAFIYMLYRIAMVQGLAWVVCMYVAPLQCMNILVVVLTFLNHTHASVPHYDSSEWDWLRGALATIDRDWGILNEICHNVTNTHVLHHLFTAIPHYHAVEATKAIRPLLGEYYNFDSTPVYKAIWRNINACIYVEKNEESQDRGVYWYKNKL